The region CTCTCACCGATGAGTGTGGTTTGCCGTAGGTAGCGCTCATCGAGCGTCATCGATACCAACCCACTGCGTTGCGCCGTCCGCCATGGACTGCTCTTTCCATATTGGGACCTGTGATTTCACTCTGTTGGTGACCTCTTCACAGGCGGCGAATGCCTCGGCGCGGTGCGCACTGGCCACGAGGACCAGGAACGCCATCTCGCCGATCGGCACGGAGCCGACTCGGTGGGCGGCCCAGATTCGCACCGGGTGTTGTTGGGCGATGTCTTCGACAATCGCGCGGAGCTCGTCTTGGGCGCTGGGGTGCGATTCGTACGTCAGCGAACGCACTGCCTGCCCGCCGTCGTGGTCGCGGACAACGCCCTCAAAGCGGACGAGCGCACCCATGGAGCGCGTCATTGTAGCCGTGGCCGCATCCGCAGCGAACTGCTCAAGCGGCGTATCGGTAATACGTGCGTCGATGACGGTATTGACCTGCTCGGCGACGAACTGTGGGTCCGATGTAGAGCTTGGTTGTGAACTAGTGCTCATGTGATCCTTCTATGAGTGCAGTGATGTGGTCGAGCAGGGGAGCGAGTACGGCACACCCGTCCTTCACCCCGCCGCGTGAACCTGGCAGTGTCATGACAAACGTGCGACCCGCCACTCCGGCGACAGCACGCGACAGCACTGCCGTCGCGACTTGCTGCTGGCCATAGGCCCAGAACGCGTGCACGATACCTGGCAGCTGCCGGTCCAACAGAGGCTCCACAATATCAACCGTTTGGTCATCCGGTGTAATGCCGGTTCCGCCCGAGGTCAGCAGTACTGACGGGGAAGCGGCGAGTGCCTCCTGGACCGCATCCGAAAGGTCGGCATCGGCCACGATGGTGGCGTCTGGGGTGTCGAACCCCGCTTCCCGCAGGAACCTGACCGCGATCGGACCTGACTTGTCCTCGTAGACACCAGCGGCTGCTCGCGTAGAAGCCACGATAACCCGTGCAGTACGTTGATTGGTATTCATAGGCACAATCTACAGCGGATAGACCATGACTGGTGTACCCGCGGGAACCGTAGCCGCGGCGGGAATGCGGATCAGGCAGGTCGCGGTGGCACCCTGGGTAAGCAGGTGCGAGCTTGTACCGTGGTACGGATGCGCAAGGCCATCTCGAATTTCACCGCGCAGGAACTGATCCTTGTCGGCGATTCCAACGACCTCTGTATCTATAGCTACGCGTACAGGAGCCGGCGCGCGTCCCAACACTGGTGCGACGTACAGGACGAATGACACGATGGTGGAAATCGGGTTGCCTGGCAGGCTCAGCACAGGCACACCGTGAAACGCAGAGATGCCTTGCGGCCCGCCGGGTTGCTGAGCGACATGTCCGTACCAGCCATCCGTAAACACCTGACGGATGACCTCGAACTTGCCGTGGCTGATCCCGCCTGAGGTCACAATCGCATCCGGTTGGTACTCCTCGACCGCTGCTGCGACCTCTCGCTCGAGCGCCTCAGGATCGTCGTTGGTCAACAGGCGCGCTACAACCTCGATGCCATGACGCGCGGCTAGCGCCTCAAGCATCGGACCGTTCGAGTCCGGAATTGTCGCGGGGCCTGTGGCCTGGTCGCTCGGGGAGACCTCAGCGCCACCCGTGATCACTAAGATGCGCGCAGTGCGCTCGACCTCAACGGTCTCGATTCCCTGGCTGATCGCGGCGCCAACAAGCGCCGGTGTCACTCCATCACCGCGATGCGCAATGCAAGCCCCGGGCTGGATATCGCTGCCCGCAAGGCGCATGAACTGACCACGCTTGACCTCAGGGATCTTGACAGGTTCACCAGTTGCCCCGAACGTCGGCGGGGTGCAACGCTCAACTGGGACGACTGCTACCGTGCCACGAGGAAGCTTCGCGCCGGTCATGATCGGCGCCACAACGCCCTGCAGGCCTTCTGGATACAGTTCGTCGGGGTCAGCGCCTGCGGCAATCGTCGGGCCGATCGTCGCCGTGTGCGCTTCCACCTGTGTCAACGCGTACCCGTCCATTTGCGAGTTGTCGAAGGTCGGTTGCTCGCGCACGGCAACAACATCGGCCGCGAGCACACGCTGCTGCTTGCCAGCTTCAACGACGCTGATGCGCTCCGAAAGCCGAGGGCCGACGGCCTCGCGCACCGCACTCAGGTGCTCCTCAGTAGTTCGTGTCATGGCGCCTACTCTACGCGCCACCACCAGTTCGCTACCATGGACGACATGCAAATTCACTACTTTGCCGCCGCACGCGCGGCCACAGGCGTCGCACAGGAAGAAGTTGGGAACTTTGCCACACTGCAGGAACTGCTTACCGACGCCGCTTCGCGCCACAACGGCACCACCGACGCAGGCCAAACGCTCGCAGACATCCTGGCGCGCTGCACCTTCCTGATCGACGGAAAACGCGCCCGGCAGACTGACTCGCTCGAGTCCGCTGAGCGCGTTGATGTCATGCCACCGTTCGCCGGGGGCTAATCCGTCGGCTTTGGGTAGATGGCGATGTCATCCGTTTTGACGTAGCACGTTACAGATGCGCCGGGCTCAATGCCCGCATCGAGTGCCTCCTGACGCTGGACCGGGAGCGCCACAACCGCACCGTGGACGTCGAGCTCCACAGTGAGGCCACCTGAGGTACTGACATCGACTGTGGCCACGGTGGCCTCCAGTGAGTTGTAACCTCCCGGCGCTGCTCCGGCTGGGACGTGCAGCGAGACGTCCTGCGGCGCGAAGACTGCGACGGCATGATCATGCTGCTCGCACTGCTCTGAGGCGACACCGGTGAGCTCACCGACTGTGGTTGCCACGCGCGCAACGGAACCTTGGTGCGCGGCACCCACCATGTGCGCTGGAATCCAGTTCACGCTAGCGGGCAACCAGTTCACACCAGCGAGCCGTGCAGAAAACTGTGTCGCCGGAACTTTGAGCTCCTCGGCCGTCGGCCGCAGGCTGATGACGTTGCCTCGGTCCATTACCGCGACGTATTCCGCAAGGTTGGCCACGTCCAATGGGTTGTGCGTAATCACGATCGTGGTGCGGTCGTGTGCCGTAGCCCGCAGTACCTGGCGCCAGTGATGCGCAGAGTTCACGTCGATCGCAGCGAGTGGCTCGTCAAGAATTAGCACGCGGGGGCGCGGTGCGAGCGCTCGTACTAGCGACACCTGTGATGCTTGACCGCCAGAGAGGGCGCGGACGGGGACGTCGACAAGGTCGCGCAGCCCCGCTGAGGTCAGCAGCTCAAGTGCGCGCTGTTTGCTGCCAGTGACCATCGCGACAGCCTTCAGTGGGGTCGACGTAGGTGGCAGACCGGGGTTCTGGGTAAGCAACACAACTCCGCGTTTGTGCGCCGGGACAAGTTTGCTCGACGACGTGCCCGCATCAACCACGCGGTCGCCGATCAAGGTGCGCAAACCGCCGAGGCGCCCTGCAATTCTGTCTACCAGAGTGGTCTTCCCCGAGCCGTTCAAGCCAATGAGCGCCGTCGTGGCGTTCGCAGGGAACGTTGTCTCACCGATGACGACGGGTACGCCCCCGTCCTCGGGGCTTGTCAGTAGGCGCAGCCGTTCCGTGTCCACCTCGTGGGTGGCGCGAGCGACTTCACGGGAGCGCGTACGCGACAGAAATACCGTCGGCAGCGTCGATGCGGCAAGTGTGAGCACCGCCAGTGCGATGAGGATGGCTGATAGCCCATACGCGACGTCTTGATCCACTTCGCGGGCAATATAGATACCCAACGGCATGGTGCGCGTTGTGCCAGGCATAGAGCCGGCGAAGGTCAACGTGGTGCCGAACTCGCCGAGCGAGCGCGCAAACGCCAGCCCGGCCGCAGAGACGAGTGAGGGCGCGATTGCAGGCAGGATTATCTTGCGAGTAATCGTCGAGGGGCTCAGCCCCACGCCTGCGGCCGAGTATGTAATCTCCGGATCGAGTTGCCGCAGCGCCGCGTCAAGTGTGATGACAACGAACGGCAGCGCAATGAACACATGTGCAGCGACGACACCCGGAAACGCGAACGCGAACTGAATATGCAGCGCGTCCAACAGCGGCGCAGCTAAGCCTCGGCGTCCGAGAAACGCGCTGAGCGCTAAACCACCGACGACCGGCGGCATCGCTAGCGGAAGTAGCACGAGTACTCGCGCAAGGCCTGCACCTCGTCGCAAGTGTTGCATCCATAGCGCAAGCGGTGTGCCCAGCAGGAGTGTGATGACGCACGCCAGGACAGCGGAGCGCAGCGTGACGCGGAGCAACTGCTGTGTCGATGCGGAGGCAAGGATCTCACCGAGCTGGTCCCATGGCACACGTGCACCAAGCGCCAGGATCGGCAACACAATGGCGGCGAGTGCAAAAAGCGCCAGGACCCACACCAACATTGGTGTCTGGCGTGGGGCCTGACGAAGCGTTGACTGCTGCATGAGTACGGACTCTACCCGGTGGTTACTACTGGGAGGCAGGGGTGAAACCGTACTTCTCCCACACGACGGCCATCTCTGGGCTTGCAAGCAGCTCAAAGAGCTTTTGCGCTGCAGCTTCGTCGGTGGTGTTGGTAGTAACGGCAGCGACGAGGGAGTTCGGTTTCTCTTCAGCGTGTGGGACGTTCAGGACCTCGACACTGTCGCCGGCTGCCGCAGCATCAGTGCGGTAAACGAAGCCAGCGTCGGCCTCTCCGGAGACCACCTTGCCCAGGGTGTCGGAGACGCTGTGCTCAAGAGATACAGGAGTGATGGTGAGATTGTTCGCTGCGACAAGCTCGTTGGTCACGGAGCCACATGGGACCTGTGCATCACAAACAACCAGGTTCACGCCCGCTTCTTGGATATCCTCGATGCTCTTGATGCCTGCTGGGTTGCCTTTCGGCACCACGAGCACCATCGAGTTCGTCGCTACGACTTTCGGGTCCTTTGCGACGCCCGCCTCGACAGCTTTGTCCATATTCTTCTGGTCAGCCGTGATCAGCACATCACCGGGTGCGCCCTCCTTTAGTTGCTGCACCAGGTCAGAGGATCCGGCGTTGACGAACTCGAGGTTGCTCTCCGACATTTCCGAAAGGTCGTCGTTCAACACGCGTGTGGAGGCTGCGCCCATAACGATGAGGTCGCTGGTTGCCTCAGCGGTCGGTGCTTTCGAGGCGGTGCTTTCGGAATCGGTGCCACCGGTGCAGGCGGTCAGTCCGGTCGTTGCCAGAGCAACGGCGAACAATGCGGCAAGACGAGAAGAACGCATGAAAAATCCTTCCAACGGGGGATTGAATATGAATATAAATTATCTTAAAAAAGGGGTAGAAGCGAAGAATGCCCCCGGAAGAAGAGCTCCGGGGGCAGCACTGGTGAGCGGGTGGAAGCGCTAGTGCTTCAGCTGGCGTCCGTTCGAGCGGATCGGTTCCCACTGCGCTTCCGAGCGGCGGCCCTGGACCTCTTGGCCACGCGAGCGGTAGACCACGTATGGCCTGGTGGAGTATCCCACCGGGGCCGAGAACGCGTGGACAAGGCGTGTGAAAGGCCAGCAGGCGATCAACGTGAAGCCAGCCAGTACGTGGACCTTAAACTGCCACGGTGCCTGGACCATCAAGTCGGGCATCGGGTTAAAGATCAACAGTTGGCGTAGCCACGGCGAGATCGTTTCACGGTAGTCATAGCCGCCGGGCACCCCGAACACCTGCGTCGAGACAGTCGCGATAAAGCCAGAGCAGATTGCGATTGTGAGGAACACATACATGAACTTGTCGGAGGTGGCCGTCGATAAGAACACCGAACGGTTGACCACACGACGGTAGAGCAAACCAAGCAGCCCCAACACCACGGCGATGCCAGCGATGGTGCCTGGAATCGTTGCGATGAGATGGTAGGCGTGATCGCTGATGCCCATGCCGCGGGTCCACGACTTCGGAATCGCCAGGCCCATCAAGTGGCCAATGACCACGAAGACCATGCCCCAGTGGAATAGTGGCGAGGAGAGCCGCAATAACTTCGACTCGTAGATTTGTGACGAGTGGGTAGTCCAGCCCATTTGGTCATAGCGCCAGCGCCAAATA is a window of Corynebacterium pseudogenitalium DNA encoding:
- a CDS encoding molybdenum cofactor biosynthesis protein MoaE, coding for MSTSSQPSSTSDPQFVAEQVNTVIDARITDTPLEQFAADAATATMTRSMGALVRFEGVVRDHDGGQAVRSLTYESHPSAQDELRAIVEDIAQQHPVRIWAAHRVGSVPIGEMAFLVLVASAHRAEAFAACEEVTNRVKSQVPIWKEQSMADGATQWVGIDDAR
- a CDS encoding MogA/MoaB family molybdenum cofactor biosynthesis protein — its product is MNTNQRTARVIVASTRAAAGVYEDKSGPIAVRFLREAGFDTPDATIVADADLSDAVQEALAASPSVLLTSGGTGITPDDQTVDIVEPLLDRQLPGIVHAFWAYGQQQVATAVLSRAVAGVAGRTFVMTLPGSRGGVKDGCAVLAPLLDHITALIEGSHEH
- a CDS encoding molybdopterin molybdotransferase MoeA; protein product: MTRTTEEHLSAVREAVGPRLSERISVVEAGKQQRVLAADVVAVREQPTFDNSQMDGYALTQVEAHTATIGPTIAAGADPDELYPEGLQGVVAPIMTGAKLPRGTVAVVPVERCTPPTFGATGEPVKIPEVKRGQFMRLAGSDIQPGACIAHRGDGVTPALVGAAISQGIETVEVERTARILVITGGAEVSPSDQATGPATIPDSNGPMLEALAARHGIEVVARLLTNDDPEALEREVAAAVEEYQPDAIVTSGGISHGKFEVIRQVFTDGWYGHVAQQPGGPQGISAFHGVPVLSLPGNPISTIVSFVLYVAPVLGRAPAPVRVAIDTEVVGIADKDQFLRGEIRDGLAHPYHGTSSHLLTQGATATCLIRIPAAATVPAGTPVMVYPL
- a CDS encoding MoaD/ThiS family protein — translated: MQIHYFAAARAATGVAQEEVGNFATLQELLTDAASRHNGTTDAGQTLADILARCTFLIDGKRARQTDSLESAERVDVMPPFAGG
- a CDS encoding ATP-binding cassette domain-containing protein; the protein is MQQSTLRQAPRQTPMLVWVLALFALAAIVLPILALGARVPWDQLGEILASASTQQLLRVTLRSAVLACVITLLLGTPLALWMQHLRRGAGLARVLVLLPLAMPPVVGGLALSAFLGRRGLAAPLLDALHIQFAFAFPGVVAAHVFIALPFVVITLDAALRQLDPEITYSAAGVGLSPSTITRKIILPAIAPSLVSAAGLAFARSLGEFGTTLTFAGSMPGTTRTMPLGIYIAREVDQDVAYGLSAILIALAVLTLAASTLPTVFLSRTRSREVARATHEVDTERLRLLTSPEDGGVPVVIGETTFPANATTALIGLNGSGKTTLVDRIAGRLGGLRTLIGDRVVDAGTSSSKLVPAHKRGVVLLTQNPGLPPTSTPLKAVAMVTGSKQRALELLTSAGLRDLVDVPVRALSGGQASQVSLVRALAPRPRVLILDEPLAAIDVNSAHHWRQVLRATAHDRTTIVITHNPLDVANLAEYVAVMDRGNVISLRPTAEELKVPATQFSARLAGVNWLPASVNWIPAHMVGAAHQGSVARVATTVGELTGVASEQCEQHDHAVAVFAPQDVSLHVPAGAAPGGYNSLEATVATVDVSTSGGLTVELDVHGAVVALPVQRQEALDAGIEPGASVTCYVKTDDIAIYPKPTD
- the modA gene encoding molybdate ABC transporter substrate-binding protein; the protein is MRSSRLAALFAVALATTGLTACTGGTDSESTASKAPTAEATSDLIVMGAASTRVLNDDLSEMSESNLEFVNAGSSDLVQQLKEGAPGDVLITADQKNMDKAVEAGVAKDPKVVATNSMVLVVPKGNPAGIKSIEDIQEAGVNLVVCDAQVPCGSVTNELVAANNLTITPVSLEHSVSDTLGKVVSGEADAGFVYRTDAAAAGDSVEVLNVPHAEEKPNSLVAAVTTNTTDEAAAQKLFELLASPEMAVVWEKYGFTPASQ
- the narI gene encoding respiratory nitrate reductase subunit gamma; this encodes MTGIEEFLWVAFPWLAIAAFVIGIIWRWRYDQMGWTTHSSQIYESKLLRLSSPLFHWGMVFVVIGHLMGLAIPKSWTRGMGISDHAYHLIATIPGTIAGIAVVLGLLGLLYRRVVNRSVFLSTATSDKFMYVFLTIAICSGFIATVSTQVFGVPGGYDYRETISPWLRQLLIFNPMPDLMVQAPWQFKVHVLAGFTLIACWPFTRLVHAFSAPVGYSTRPYVVYRSRGQEVQGRRSEAQWEPIRSNGRQLKH